A window of the Nisaea acidiphila genome harbors these coding sequences:
- the ribA gene encoding GTP cyclohydrolase II, with product MEDTQPLAGGKAAASTQTSVDRAISELRRGGLVLLHGSADESVLLVLAAEMANEVALAAMVRLAGSLPSVIVPKNRARDITGNETIPPYSSMALPHGVDAALVRQIADPLFEPEKLGTLRQSLTIVPVRAGRLGPASVQLSKWARLLPSVVVARVSDVKAAEAARWAHASGLLSLSASDVEGYVEASARRLSRVATARVPLADAENSRIVAFRPADGGEEHLAIIVGDPDLEAPVLVRLHSECLTGDLLGSLRCDCGDQLRGALKEIGSQGSGILLYLAQEGRDIGLINKLRAYQLQDLGSDTVDANEQLGFEADERVYLTAAEMLRQLGVRSVRLMTNNPEKISQLRNSGVDVVERVAHIFPSNSHNEGYLRTKASRTGHLF from the coding sequence ATGGAAGACACACAGCCTTTGGCCGGCGGCAAAGCCGCCGCCTCGACCCAGACCTCCGTCGACCGCGCGATCTCGGAACTCCGCCGGGGCGGTCTGGTGCTGCTCCACGGTTCCGCCGACGAGAGCGTATTGCTCGTACTCGCCGCCGAGATGGCGAACGAGGTGGCGCTCGCCGCCATGGTGCGGCTTGCCGGCAGCCTGCCATCGGTGATCGTGCCGAAAAATCGGGCGCGCGACATCACCGGCAACGAGACCATTCCCCCCTATTCCAGCATGGCCCTGCCGCATGGCGTGGACGCGGCCCTGGTGCGGCAGATCGCCGACCCGCTTTTCGAGCCGGAGAAACTCGGAACCCTGCGCCAGAGCCTGACCATCGTGCCGGTCCGCGCCGGCCGGCTCGGACCCGCCTCCGTGCAGCTCTCGAAATGGGCTCGGCTCCTGCCGTCCGTCGTCGTTGCCCGGGTGAGCGACGTGAAAGCCGCCGAGGCGGCGCGCTGGGCACATGCGAGCGGCCTGCTGTCTCTGAGCGCATCAGATGTCGAGGGCTACGTGGAAGCCAGTGCCCGGCGCCTCAGTCGGGTCGCCACCGCCCGGGTCCCGCTCGCCGACGCGGAAAATTCCCGTATCGTCGCCTTCCGTCCCGCCGATGGCGGCGAGGAGCATCTTGCGATCATTGTCGGCGACCCGGACCTGGAAGCCCCCGTACTTGTACGCCTGCATTCCGAATGCCTGACAGGCGATTTGCTCGGCAGCCTGCGTTGCGATTGCGGCGATCAGCTACGTGGAGCACTTAAGGAAATCGGCAGCCAAGGCTCCGGCATCCTGCTCTACCTCGCTCAGGAGGGCCGGGATATCGGGCTCATAAACAAACTGCGCGCATACCAGCTACAGGACCTCGGCAGCGATACGGTTGACGCGAACGAACAGCTTGGCTTCGAAGCCGACGAGCGCGTCTATCTCACCGCCGCCGAAATGCTGCGCCAGCTTGGCGTGCGATCGGTCCGCCTGATGACCAACAATCCGGAAAAGATTTCCCAGCTCCGGAACAGCGGTGTCGATGTCGTCGAACGGGTGGCTCATATCTTCCCGTCGAACAGTCACAACGAAGGCTATCTCCGCACCAAGGCGTCCCGCACGGGACATCTTTTCTGA